In Thermodesulfovibrionia bacterium, the sequence TTGCCCGGCTTGACCGTTTTATCGCCTGCTTGCCAGCGCAATAAAACAGACATAATCTTCCCGCCTCGTTCATTATTTACCTTTGTATTTACACTTACAAATACTGTTCCTGACATATTGAATAATTTGTTTTATCTCTACATCGGTAAAGGTTTCCTGCCAGCTCGGCATTGACTCGGAGAACCCCACCGCAACCCCACCGGATTTGATAACCTTGAAAAGAAACTCGTCTGTTCGAGCTGATAGCAGATTGGCGTCGCCCAAATTACGGGGCTTTATCCCTTCCCCGAGAGTGTCTGCCAGAGGGCCATCCCCTTTCCCGGTATCTCCGTGGCAAGGAGAACAATTCGCAATGAAATTATCCTTGCCTGCTTCCCCTGTGTACGTTCCAGTATTAGTAGGATCAAGCTCTATGTGGGAGCGACTTCTTTCTTTCTTTAGCGGTTCTTTTGCGAGTCCCGCATTGGCAAAGGCCATCATGCCCAGACATAAGACAGTAGAGATCGCTCTCACTTGATATCTTTTCATTTTATGCTCCTTTTTTGGTTATGAAAAATTCGGTCTGTGTTCTAGGCACCTATTGAATAACTTTCATTCAATGGCCGGATCCATTGCATCCAGCGGGTACGCAGCCTCCCCACCCGGCTTCTCTGTTTCTTCGCGCCTCTTCCGTTCAACGGATGGCCAGCGCCGTGCCGCCAGGATCCGGTTCGCCACCGCATGGCCGCAGGCAAGGCGGTCGCGCACCGACACCCCGCCCCGGTAGTTGGCCTCCAGGTGCAGGCCGGGAATA encodes:
- a CDS encoding cytochrome c; the encoded protein is MKRYQVRAISTVLCLGMMAFANAGLAKEPLKKERSRSHIELDPTNTGTYTGEAGKDNFIANCSPCHGDTGKGDGPLADTLGEGIKPRNLGDANLLSARTDEFLFKVIKSGGVAVGFSESMPSWQETFTDVEIKQIIQYVRNSICKCKYKGK